From Gemmatimonadales bacterium:
TGGCGTCCGAGGCGGTGCCGGCGGGCTCCAGGACCCGCGCCTGGAGGCCCAGCGAGTCCACGACCCGGCCGATCACTGCTCGGCTCGAAAGGACCTCGATCTCGGTCTCGATCTGGGAGCGGAGCGAGGTGGACAGCGAGGCGGGCAGGAGATCGGCGGGCAGTCCCATCCGGGAGACCAGTGAGCCCCCGGCCTCCTGGGCGCTCTTCAGCAAGACGGTGGCGGTGCCCTCGAACTGCCGCCGAACCACGAGAAGGGCAGCCACGGCCGCGAGCAGCCCGACGGCCACCCCGGCGGCGATGTGGCGCCAGCCGGTCCGAAGCGCGCTCGCCACCTCGCCGAGGTCTATGCTGTCGGAATGCTCGTTCATGGCGGCCGCTCGTCGGCGCTGCGGCTACTTCTTGAACACGGTGATGAGGATCGAGGCGACGACGCCGACCGTGCTCGCAGCGGCCAGTAGGTTGCGCGACAGCCAGCTGGTACGGCCCACGACGATCTGGTCACCCGACATGAGGTCTGACGCGAGCGGGCCGCCGCGCTCCCAATTGCCGACCTTGAGCGCCGTCCGCCCGCGCACGATCACCACATTGTTGATGTTCGCGATCTCGGTCAGCCCTCCGGCCAGGGCGATCACGTCACGGAGCGTCATGGTGACGTCCACCCAGTAGAGTTTCGGCTCCTTGACCTCCCCGTGCACCCCCACGCGGCGCAGGACCGTGACCTCGATCGACGGGTTGCGGAGGAACTCCGCATAGCGAAAGCGGAGCGAGTCCTGGAGGGACCCGACGCTCTGCTGGGCGAGGCTGAAGGGGCCCAGCCTGGGCAGTACCACCTCCACGTTTTGATCGACGGTCAGGGTGTCACTCAGCTCGGGTTCCCGCCACACCTTGAGCGCGATGCGGTCGCCGGGCTGGATTCGGGCCGAGGACGGACCGTGGGCCGGAACAGCCAGGCTGTCGGGTTGCTGGGAGATCACCGGCCCGGCACCGAATAGGGCGACGGAGGCGGCGAGCGCGGCGACGCGGAGCAGGGAAGCGGTCGTGTTACGCCGTCCGATCCGGCTGGCTGCCCATGCGGCGGCCCCGCTTACGGTCAGCGGCAAGGCGCACTTGGGTTTCCACCGCGGCCTGGAATCGTTCTCGGAAGATGCGGCTGTCGAACAGTTCCGCGTTCCGGCGGCACGCGGCGGGGTCGAAGGCCAGCCGCTCGAAGCGCTCGATCGCCTCGACCATGGCATCCACCTTCTGCTCGTCGAAGAGCACCCCGGTTGTGTCAGGCACGACGGTTTCCACGGCCGCGCCGCGGCCCAGCGCGATCACCGGTCGTCCCGCCGCTTGCGCCTCGAGCGGCGCCACGCCGAAATCGTCGAGCCCCGGGAAGAGGAACGCCCGACACCGGGCGTAGAGCCGCGCCAGCTGCTCGTCGTCCGGGATCCAGCCCAGGAACCGCACCGTCGGGCCGGCCATGGCCTTCAGGCGCCGGCGCTCGGGACCGTCGCCGACGATCCAGAGCTGGCGCCCCAGCCGGTTGGCCGCGGCGATCGCGAGATCGATGCGCTTGTAGGGGACGAACCGCGCGACCACGAGGTAGAAATCCTCGGGCGCCGCGCCGTTCGGCGTGAAGCGGTCGGTATCCACCGGAGGGTAGATGACCTCCGCCTCACGCCGGTAGTGGCGCCAGACGCGGTCTGCCACGGTCCCCGAGATCGCGATGAAGTGATCGACGCGATCGGCCGCGACCCGGTCCCACACTCTGAGCCAGTTCGCGATCGGCGCGTACAGGACCTGACGCCGGGAGCCGTTGGTGTACGCGTAGTACTGTTCCCAGAGGTACCGGGGCGGCGTGAAGATGTAGCAGATGTTCGTGGTGTCGGCGCCGGTGATGACTCCCTTCGCACACGCGTGCGAAGTCGTCAGGACGACGTCGTACCCGCTCAGGTCGAATTGCTCGAACGCCAGCGGCATGAGCGGCAGCAGGGCGCGGTGGTGCCGGCGCGCGAACGGGATCTTCTGGAGGAACGAGGTCCGGATGTCCCAGTTCCTCATGTACTCCGGTACGGCGGACGGCCACAGCAGGCTCGTGTAGATCGGCGCGTCGGGGTACATCGCGTGCAGGTGCGTGAGCACCCGCTCCGCACCGCCGAACGAGGTGAGCCAGTCGATGGTGATGGCGACTTTCATCACGCCTGCTTCGCGAGCACGATCGGGATCAGCGGCATATGCGGCAAGCACCGGTGAAGAGGATGACCAGAAGACGCGGGAATCTACCGCGGCCCCATACGGCGCGCCAGATTCGCCGTGACGCCGATGAACGCGTTCAGATTGAAGACGTCGCGCCTGAAATTGCGGTTCAAATCGAGCGCCGCCGTGAGCCCGCCCGAGAGATCGAACGCCTCGCGGAAGAGCAGGCCTTCCACCGCCACCGAGTGAACGACGTCAATGCCGCCGCGCGGGTCGACCGAACCGTCGGACAGGTACGGCCCCTGAGTCCCTCGGACTGACCGGTTCCATGCCACCGACCAGCGCCCTTTCGGGTGGAGGAAGTCAACGGCAAGGAAGGAAGATGCCCCGCCGTACCCGTCGGGCGCCCCCAGGATCTGGCCGTACTGGGTGTGGCCCTGCGGTTGTTGAAAGTGAACGTACAACGGGGACTCGCCGCGCCCCCCGCGTTGGAGGTTGGTCACTCGCGCGTTCATGACCTCCGCTCGCACGACCACGAGTCTGGCGGGCGAACTCCGCAGAATCTTGCGAAGCCCCAGGGTGTAGCCCACAGCGTGGTCGGGCTCGAGGAGGAGATCGCGGAGGTCCCTGGCGTTGTCCTCGCGAGTTTCCTGGCCCTGGCCGCACCATCTTTCTTGCCGCCCAGGCCCGTCCTCCGATTGCTGCTCGGCGTGCTGGAGCACGACCCCTCGGCCGACTTGACAATGCCTACATTATGCGCATAAATTCATGAATACCATGCGCATACCAGGGGGCCACCGTGAGTAAAGTCGCCAAGAACCTGTTTCTGGACCCCGCGGTGATCGAGCACGGGGCTGCGTACGGGAGGCGGCACGGGACGACGCTGTCGCGTCTCGTGAGCGATTTTCTGCGGGGACTGCCGCTCGCGACTCCGGCGCTGTCCGTGTCCCCGGCGGTACAGCGATTGCTCG
This genomic window contains:
- a CDS encoding glycosyltransferase, with the translated sequence MKVAITIDWLTSFGGAERVLTHLHAMYPDAPIYTSLLWPSAVPEYMRNWDIRTSFLQKIPFARRHHRALLPLMPLAFEQFDLSGYDVVLTTSHACAKGVITGADTTNICYIFTPPRYLWEQYYAYTNGSRRQVLYAPIANWLRVWDRVAADRVDHFIAISGTVADRVWRHYRREAEVIYPPVDTDRFTPNGAAPEDFYLVVARFVPYKRIDLAIAAANRLGRQLWIVGDGPERRRLKAMAGPTVRFLGWIPDDEQLARLYARCRAFLFPGLDDFGVAPLEAQAAGRPVIALGRGAAVETVVPDTTGVLFDEQKVDAMVEAIERFERLAFDPAACRRNAELFDSRIFRERFQAAVETQVRLAADRKRGRRMGSQPDRTA
- a CDS encoding Wzz/FepE/Etk N-terminal domain-containing protein; amino-acid sequence: MNEHSDSIDLGEVASALRTGWRHIAAGVAVGLLAAVAALLVVRRQFEGTATVLLKSAQEAGGSLVSRMGLPADLLPASLSTSLRSQIETEIEVLSSRAVIGRVVDSLGLQARVLEPAGTASDA
- a CDS encoding DUF6364 family protein — translated: MSKVAKNLFLDPAVIEHGAAYGRRHGTTLSRLVSDFLRGLPLATPALSVSPAVQRLLGAALPLNGDTTGVGRPDYHDHLAAKYGSR
- a CDS encoding polysaccharide biosynthesis/export family protein, which codes for MISQQPDSLAVPAHGPSSARIQPGDRIALKVWREPELSDTLTVDQNVEVVLPRLGPFSLAQQSVGSLQDSLRFRYAEFLRNPSIEVTVLRRVGVHGEVKEPKLYWVDVTMTLRDVIALAGGLTEIANINNVVIVRGRTALKVGNWERGGPLASDLMSGDQIVVGRTSWLSRNLLAAASTVGVVASILITVFKK